A single region of the Acidobacteriota bacterium genome encodes:
- a CDS encoding HlyD family efflux transporter periplasmic adaptor subunit, with amino-acid sequence MKLWRRRLRNLVLLGLLCGAFGVGLRAARHAWQPALNELSPLTMTIQPRDFSLLIAAKGELQAAQSSAIAVPPVPVNRLRIASVVADGRYVNKGDVLVEFDPAELDLQKQEQRAGLEMAQQKMTKGGLANQTEKTDIGKDRKLAELELRKINEFLPQDEQIYTRRDIIEGQINQAYAEKKIVFADARLQLKDKVYSLDEAILLLERQQANNLMGRVEKALGSLKLLAPAAGIVVYPNSGYFFGGNALMPGKVVWIGMTLFQLVNPEKMEAKVYVLERDAGELKIEQPVTFTLDPFPGRSFSGKVKAIDKVARPVDRGSPVKYFETVVTLEKTEQDVMKPGVKLDARVHAGELKNVTVIPRSAVVSKDSGFVAFVQKAAGQFDPVPVKLGQGDLAQVVVTEGLRAGQVLALNPPDVKRDGEKDKNTTNQK; translated from the coding sequence ATGAAACTCTGGCGACGACGTTTGCGCAATCTGGTTTTGCTGGGTCTGCTGTGCGGGGCATTCGGCGTGGGCTTGCGTGCCGCGCGCCACGCCTGGCAACCGGCGTTGAATGAATTGTCGCCGCTGACGATGACCATTCAACCGCGCGATTTCAGCTTGCTGATCGCGGCCAAAGGCGAATTGCAGGCGGCGCAATCCAGCGCCATCGCCGTTCCGCCGGTGCCGGTGAATCGCTTGCGCATCGCCTCGGTCGTCGCCGATGGCCGCTACGTCAACAAAGGCGACGTGCTGGTTGAATTCGATCCCGCCGAGTTGGATTTGCAAAAGCAGGAGCAGCGCGCCGGGCTGGAAATGGCGCAGCAAAAGATGACCAAGGGCGGCCTCGCCAATCAAACCGAAAAAACCGACATCGGTAAAGACCGCAAATTGGCTGAACTCGAATTGCGCAAGATCAACGAATTCCTGCCGCAGGACGAACAGATTTACACGCGCCGCGACATCATCGAAGGCCAGATCAACCAAGCCTATGCCGAAAAGAAAATCGTCTTTGCCGACGCGCGGCTGCAACTCAAAGACAAAGTCTATTCGCTGGATGAAGCCATCCTGTTGCTCGAACGGCAACAGGCCAACAACCTGATGGGCCGCGTCGAGAAGGCGCTCGGCTCGTTGAAGCTGCTCGCGCCCGCCGCCGGCATCGTCGTCTATCCCAACTCCGGCTACTTTTTCGGCGGCAACGCGTTGATGCCGGGCAAGGTCGTCTGGATCGGCATGACGCTGTTTCAACTGGTCAATCCTGAAAAGATGGAAGCCAAGGTTTATGTGCTGGAACGGGACGCGGGCGAATTGAAGATTGAACAGCCGGTCACGTTCACGCTCGATCCCTTTCCAGGCCGCAGCTTCAGCGGCAAGGTCAAAGCGATTGACAAGGTCGCCCGCCCGGTTGATCGCGGCTCGCCCGTCAAGTATTTCGAGACCGTCGTGACGCTGGAGAAAACCGAACAAGACGTAATGAAACCCGGCGTCAAACTCGACGCCCGTGTGCACGCCGGCGAATTGAAAAACGTCACCGTCATCCCGCGCAGCGCCGTCGTCAGCAAAGATTCCGGCTTCGTCGCCTTTGTGCAAAAAGCGGCGGGCCAGTTCGACCCCGTCCCGGTCAAACTTGGCCAGGGCGACCTCGCCCAAGTCGTCGTGACCGAAGGCTTACGGGCGGGGCAAGTGCTCGCGCTCAATCCGCCCGACGTAAAGCGCGACGGCGAGAAAGACAAGAACACGACAAATCAAAAATGA
- a CDS encoding ABC transporter permease, with translation MRYFTEIQLAISNLYAHKLRTFLTMLGMIFGVGAVIAMLSIGAGAEKESLALIDTMGLRNVIIREREAREEDLKKVRENSLGLALRDVQAVNAVTPDIESWSARKRVKTFQIFSFKGKSDDSNVIGVTPSYFRAAKYDLAEGSFIAEPDEKDYEQFCVIGSRVRQKLFGWQSPIGQQLKIDKLWFTVTGVLADNNLGKDEFEGVKLQDFSNDIYIPLATALKKFEPKRFESELDEVVLTLQKTDAIKPAALLISQVLVNTHGKENDYSLIVPRELLEQNQRTQRIFNIVMSAIASISLLVGGIGIMNIMLANILERTREIGVRRALGARRRDIWQQFLIEALTISLIGGVTGVLFGFIASRVVAAYAEWSTVVTWASIALSFGVAAATGLLFGIYPAVRASRLDPVEALRYE, from the coding sequence ATGCGCTATTTCACCGAAATCCAACTCGCCATCAGCAATCTTTACGCGCACAAACTGCGCACCTTTCTGACCATGCTCGGCATGATCTTCGGCGTCGGTGCGGTGATCGCGATGCTCTCGATTGGTGCGGGCGCAGAGAAAGAAAGCCTGGCGCTGATAGACACGATGGGCCTGCGCAACGTCATCATCCGCGAACGCGAGGCGCGCGAGGAAGACTTGAAGAAAGTGCGCGAGAACTCGCTCGGCCTGGCCTTGCGCGACGTGCAGGCGGTCAACGCCGTCACGCCCGACATCGAATCGTGGTCGGCGCGCAAACGCGTCAAGACCTTTCAGATTTTCTCGTTCAAAGGCAAGAGCGACGATTCCAACGTCATCGGCGTCACGCCGAGCTACTTTCGCGCGGCAAAATACGACTTGGCCGAAGGCAGCTTTATCGCCGAGCCGGATGAGAAAGACTATGAACAGTTTTGCGTCATCGGCTCGCGCGTGCGCCAGAAGCTGTTCGGCTGGCAATCGCCCATCGGTCAGCAACTCAAAATTGACAAGCTCTGGTTCACCGTCACCGGCGTGCTAGCCGACAACAACCTCGGCAAAGACGAATTCGAGGGCGTCAAACTGCAAGACTTCAGCAACGACATTTACATCCCGCTCGCCACCGCGCTCAAAAAATTCGAGCCGAAACGCTTTGAATCCGAACTGGACGAAGTCGTGCTGACGCTGCAAAAGACCGACGCCATCAAACCCGCCGCCTTGCTCATTAGCCAGGTGCTGGTCAACACGCACGGCAAAGAGAACGATTATTCATTGATCGTGCCACGCGAATTGCTGGAGCAGAACCAGCGCACGCAACGCATCTTCAACATCGTGATGAGCGCCATCGCCAGCATCTCGCTGCTCGTCGGCGGCATCGGCATCATGAACATCATGCTCGCCAACATCCTTGAACGGACGCGCGAGATCGGCGTGCGGCGGGCGCTGGGCGCGCGGCGGCGCGACATCTGGCAACAATTTTTGATCGAAGCCCTGACCATCAGCCTGATCGGCGGCGTGACCGGCGTATTGTTCGGCTTCATCGCCTCGCGCGTGGTAGCGGCGTATGCCGAATGGAGCACGGTGGTGACGTGGGCTTCGATTGCGTTGTCGTTCGGCGTGGCGGCGGCGACGGGCTTGCTGTTTGGGATTTATCCGGCGGTGCGGGCGTCGCGGCTAGACCCGGTGGAAGCGCTGAGGTATGAGTAA
- a CDS encoding efflux RND transporter periplasmic adaptor subunit: protein MKSIRRLTIVVSIIALLTAALLFARSPKSTTWLAAAGLAKPVAEAETITVTPGTLSFRVETTGTLRATSVQSFGGPPAFSNYWQFQLVSIIPEGRNVKKGEPLLMFDAQRINEDLMRFQNELDQASKELEKTTAQISLERQELTAKLAEAENNFEKLKLKQRVSSDIEASRNIELDQLAVEQARREVEALQERLEWHKKSSDAVQNIIASRKARAENKVAQINQGRANFQAKADRDGVVVYKTKWNGDKFQIGENVWSGQPIIDIPDLNTIRAEAFVPEVDIGKIKLDQRAEITIDAFPGKAYTGKVKKMDTLVRQKAWDIQNKILYVEIELDQLDTNLMRPAMGIKTKIETGALANCLFVPLKAVKTTDTGAQVKVRTPNGWRDQTVKLGEANATDVVILEGLNAGDRVASDYAKVK from the coding sequence ATGAAATCAATCCGTCGCCTTACCATCGTCGTCAGCATCATTGCCTTGCTGACCGCCGCGTTGCTCTTCGCCCGTTCGCCCAAATCCACCACTTGGCTCGCCGCCGCCGGTCTCGCCAAACCTGTCGCGGAAGCCGAGACCATCACAGTCACGCCCGGCACACTTTCCTTCCGCGTCGAAACGACGGGCACATTGCGCGCGACCTCGGTGCAAAGCTTTGGCGGCCCACCAGCGTTCAGCAATTACTGGCAATTCCAACTGGTCAGCATCATCCCCGAAGGCCGCAACGTGAAAAAGGGCGAGCCGCTGTTGATGTTCGACGCGCAACGCATCAACGAAGATTTAATGCGCTTTCAAAACGAACTCGACCAAGCCAGCAAAGAACTGGAAAAGACGACCGCGCAGATTTCGCTCGAACGCCAGGAACTCACGGCCAAGCTGGCCGAAGCCGAAAACAATTTCGAAAAGCTCAAACTCAAACAGCGCGTCAGTTCCGACATCGAAGCCTCGCGCAACATCGAACTCGATCAACTCGCGGTTGAACAAGCCCGCCGCGAAGTCGAAGCCTTGCAAGAGCGTCTGGAGTGGCACAAGAAATCCAGCGATGCCGTGCAAAACATCATTGCCAGCCGCAAGGCGCGCGCCGAAAACAAAGTCGCCCAGATCAATCAGGGCCGCGCCAACTTCCAGGCCAAAGCCGATCGCGACGGCGTGGTCGTTTACAAAACCAAATGGAACGGCGACAAGTTTCAGATCGGCGAAAACGTCTGGTCAGGCCAGCCCATCATTGACATCCCCGATCTCAACACGATTCGTGCCGAAGCTTTCGTCCCCGAGGTGGACATCGGCAAGATCAAACTCGACCAGCGCGCCGAAATCACGATTGACGCCTTCCCCGGCAAGGCCTACACCGGCAAGGTCAAAAAGATGGACACGCTGGTGCGGCAAAAAGCCTGGGACATTCAGAACAAAATTCTTTACGTCGAGATCGAACTCGACCAACTCGACACCAACCTGATGCGCCCGGCGATGGGCATCAAAACCAAAATCGAAACTGGTGCTTTGGCGAATTGTTTGTTCGTCCCACTCAAAGCCGTCAAGACAACCGACACTGGCGCGCAGGTCAAAGTCCGCACACCAAACGGCTGGCGCGATCAGACCGTCAAGCTGGGCGAGGCGAATGCGACGGACGTTGTGATTCTGGAAGGGCTGAATGCGGGCGACCGTGTGGCGAGCGATTATGCGAAGGTAAAATGA
- the hpnJ gene encoding hopanoid biosynthesis associated radical SAM protein HpnJ: MPALPGKLPRRRPVLLKTLLLNPPSFEKFDGGASSRWPATREIESYWYPVWLAYPAALIRDAGGESRLLDAPPHHVSPTETAEIAKDYEFLVLFTSHVGFKNDVRLAEHIKELNPGIRIAFVGPPVTTHPEQALRTSSVIDFVTHKEFDYTVLRYASGESLDKIPGVHFLKDDKLVSTLPEPLVTDLDKLPWATQIYKRDMDIRKYNVPFLLNPYVAFYSTRGCPALCTFCLWPQTFDDHRWRQRSVADVRNEVEWALDAFKPEGLQEIFFDDDTFTFNPKRMIEMSEAFKPLKFQWSSTSRAHLDYETLRTMRDAGCRLFIVGFESGNEQILKNIKKGLSAKRSLQFVKDCKRAGIKVHADFIIGLPGETRETIKETIAYAKEMDAETLQVSVAHAYPGTEMYEWFKANGVLLNHDHMSDELGQQLPMANFPHLSSAEMLEAVHRFYDEYYFRAKPIYRIVKNAMFKSSERKRLYKEAKEFLQTRARRRKLVEAGQV; the protein is encoded by the coding sequence ATGCCTGCGCTCCCAGGGAAATTACCGAGAAGGAGACCCGTTTTGTTAAAGACCCTATTGCTGAATCCACCGTCGTTTGAAAAGTTCGATGGCGGCGCCAGTTCGCGCTGGCCCGCGACGCGCGAGATCGAAAGTTACTGGTATCCGGTTTGGCTGGCCTATCCTGCCGCGTTGATCCGCGATGCGGGCGGCGAATCGCGCCTGCTGGATGCGCCGCCGCACCACGTCAGCCCTACAGAGACTGCGGAGATCGCCAAGGACTACGAGTTCCTCGTGCTCTTCACCTCGCACGTAGGCTTCAAAAACGACGTGCGGCTGGCTGAGCACATCAAGGAATTGAACCCCGGCATCCGCATCGCCTTCGTCGGCCCGCCCGTCACGACGCATCCCGAACAAGCTTTGCGGACTTCGTCAGTAATTGATTTTGTCACGCACAAAGAGTTCGATTACACCGTCCTGCGCTACGCCAGCGGCGAGTCGCTCGACAAGATTCCCGGCGTGCATTTCCTCAAAGACGACAAACTGGTTTCGACGCTGCCCGAACCGTTGGTGACCGATTTGGACAAGCTGCCGTGGGCGACCCAGATTTACAAACGCGATATGGACATTAGGAAATACAACGTGCCCTTCCTGCTCAATCCCTATGTCGCGTTTTATTCAACGCGCGGCTGTCCGGCGCTATGTACGTTCTGTCTGTGGCCGCAGACCTTTGACGATCACCGCTGGCGACAGCGTTCAGTCGCCGACGTGCGCAACGAAGTCGAATGGGCGCTCGACGCCTTCAAACCCGAAGGCTTGCAGGAAATTTTCTTTGACGACGATACCTTCACCTTCAATCCGAAGCGGATGATCGAAATGTCCGAGGCGTTCAAGCCGCTCAAATTCCAATGGTCATCCACTTCGCGCGCGCATTTGGATTACGAGACGCTGCGCACGATGCGCGACGCCGGTTGCCGCCTGTTCATCGTCGGCTTCGAGTCGGGCAATGAACAGATCCTCAAGAACATCAAGAAAGGTCTTTCGGCCAAACGCTCGCTGCAATTCGTCAAGGATTGCAAACGCGCGGGCATCAAGGTGCACGCCGATTTCATCATCGGCCTGCCCGGCGAAACGCGCGAGACGATCAAGGAAACCATCGCCTACGCCAAAGAGATGGACGCCGAAACTTTACAGGTCTCGGTCGCGCACGCTTATCCGGGCACCGAAATGTACGAATGGTTCAAAGCCAACGGCGTGCTGCTCAATCACGATCACATGTCGGATGAACTGGGCCAGCAACTGCCGATGGCCAACTTCCCGCACCTGTCGAGCGCGGAGATGCTGGAGGCCGTGCATCGCTTTTATGACGAATACTACTTCCGCGCCAAACCGATTTACCGCATCGTTAAAAACGCGATGTTCAAGAGCAGCGAACGCAAGCGGCTCTACAAGGAAGCGAAAGAGTTTTTGCAGACGCGGGCGCGACGGCGGAAGCTGGTGGAAGCTGGGCAAGTGTAG
- a CDS encoding DUF4058 family protein, giving the protein MALLDHFHPPLKGHRHWHSFHNAWATHIALDLNQHLPEGWFAEPNVQFGIEIDVATLEAPATTASLLHLQTVQGGVSAVPQRIWTPPQPAKTVPFAPVTDTIEVNIFETSGGPTLIGAIELVSPANKDRAEHRQAFVSKCETYLRQGIGLVVVDIVTERRANLHDELMGRLRTTAEPVAPSHFYASAYRVVERDKQPCLDIWQESLSVGHPLPTLPLWLRGNWCLPVELNDTYEHTCRGLKISPVA; this is encoded by the coding sequence ATGGCATTGCTTGATCATTTTCATCCGCCGTTGAAAGGACACCGTCACTGGCATTCATTCCACAATGCTTGGGCGACGCACATTGCATTAGACTTAAACCAGCATCTGCCGGAAGGCTGGTTTGCCGAACCAAACGTTCAATTCGGCATTGAAATTGATGTTGCCACGCTCGAAGCACCAGCTACGACAGCGTCACTACTACACCTTCAGACCGTTCAAGGAGGTGTTTCGGCTGTTCCGCAACGCATTTGGACGCCGCCACAACCGGCTAAAACTGTTCCCTTCGCACCTGTCACAGACACAATTGAGGTAAACATTTTTGAAACATCCGGAGGGCCGACTTTGATTGGGGCAATTGAGTTGGTCAGCCCAGCCAACAAAGATCGCGCCGAACACCGTCAAGCCTTTGTCTCGAAGTGCGAGACCTATTTGCGGCAGGGTATCGGTTTGGTCGTCGTGGACATCGTGACCGAACGGCGCGCGAATTTGCACGATGAGCTAATGGGGAGATTGCGCACTACCGCTGAACCAGTCGCGCCCTCTCATTTCTACGCTTCGGCTTATCGTGTCGTTGAGCGCGACAAACAACCCTGTCTGGACATCTGGCAGGAATCGCTGAGCGTAGGGCACCCGCTACCGACCTTACCGCTGTGGTTGCGCGGCAATTGGTGTTTGCCGGTTGAATTGAACGATACCTACGAACACACTTGTCGGGGGCTAAAAATCTCGCCGGTTGCATGA
- a CDS encoding HIT domain-containing protein, with protein sequence MIEDFYCEEALSGRTSIKKIHETEKVLAFHHTRPYWPVHLVVIPKKHISSLIALEESDNAILLELIATIKQLAAQVVAEHGGARVLTNLGQYQDSKHLHFHINYGEPLR encoded by the coding sequence ATGATTGAAGACTTTTATTGCGAAGAAGCCTTGAGCGGCCGCACGTCAATCAAGAAGATTCACGAGACCGAAAAGGTGCTGGCCTTTCACCATACGCGCCCCTACTGGCCGGTGCATCTCGTTGTCATCCCCAAGAAACATATCTCCTCCCTGATCGCGCTCGAAGAAAGTGACAATGCCATCCTGTTGGAGTTGATCGCCACTATCAAACAGCTTGCTGCGCAGGTCGTTGCCGAACACGGCGGCGCGCGCGTGCTGACCAATCTGGGGCAGTATCAGGATTCCAAGCATCTGCACTTTCACATCAACTACGGCGAACCGCTGCGCTAA